One window of the Ignavibacteria bacterium genome contains the following:
- a CDS encoding SAM-dependent methyltransferase — MSQVLSRDPSGYIFKHNNKIYRAINHSYRQNYEHLINSGLYQKLCSENLLIPHSELCVNDFTFDCYKIIAPIEIEFISHPYEWSFQQLKDAAATTLLIQKYALEKNMSLKDASAYNIQFLNSNPILIDTLSFEIYKEGYPWIAYKQFCQHFIAPLALMSKTDIRIHRLLNDFTDGIPLDLANAVLPIKSKLNPKILLHISLHSKAQKKFKNKKLEIKQGKFSKKSFFNLIDNLVDTVNSINLGRRYNKGFSNWVNYYDQDILNLNYLNHKKQLINTLLDNERPRTMWDLGSNIGTFGKIAAKKNIKVISFDSDPLIINNLYSNCKKESESNILPLILDFTIPTPPSGWLLSERASFFERPMPDLVMALALIHHLAIANNIPMNSLADFFSRISKKLIIEFIPKTDPNAKLLLLNREDIFEQYNQANFEKEFQKHFRIKLREKFNDSERVLYLMEKV, encoded by the coding sequence ATGAGCCAAGTTCTTTCGCGTGATCCAAGCGGATACATTTTTAAGCATAACAATAAAATTTATCGAGCAATCAACCACTCCTATAGACAGAATTATGAACATTTGATTAATTCGGGGCTGTATCAAAAACTTTGTTCTGAAAATTTACTTATTCCTCATTCTGAATTGTGCGTAAATGATTTTACATTTGATTGTTACAAAATCATTGCACCAATCGAAATTGAATTTATTTCTCATCCTTATGAATGGTCGTTTCAGCAGTTGAAAGATGCCGCTGCCACAACGCTTTTAATTCAAAAATATGCACTTGAAAAAAATATGTCCCTGAAAGATGCTTCGGCATATAACATTCAATTCCTGAACAGTAACCCGATTCTTATCGATACGCTATCTTTCGAGATTTATAAGGAGGGTTATCCTTGGATTGCATATAAGCAATTTTGTCAACACTTCATAGCTCCGCTAGCATTGATGAGCAAAACTGATATAAGAATTCATAGGTTGTTGAATGATTTTACCGATGGTATTCCTTTAGATTTGGCTAATGCAGTTCTACCTATAAAAAGTAAACTTAATCCTAAGATTTTACTGCACATTAGCTTGCATTCTAAAGCACAGAAGAAATTCAAAAACAAAAAACTCGAAATAAAGCAAGGCAAATTTTCCAAGAAATCGTTTTTCAACTTGATAGACAATTTGGTAGATACTGTAAACAGCATTAATCTTGGCAGACGGTATAATAAAGGTTTTTCTAATTGGGTCAACTACTACGACCAAGATATTTTGAATTTAAATTATTTAAATCATAAAAAACAATTGATAAACACTCTGCTCGACAATGAAAGACCCCGTACGATGTGGGATTTAGGATCGAACATTGGTACCTTTGGTAAAATTGCGGCAAAAAAAAATATAAAAGTCATAAGCTTTGACTCTGACCCGCTAATTATTAATAACCTATATTCCAATTGTAAAAAGGAAAGTGAATCGAATATTCTCCCGCTCATTCTCGATTTCACAATACCGACTCCCCCATCTGGTTGGCTGCTTTCGGAGCGAGCTTCATTCTTTGAACGCCCGATGCCGGACTTGGTAATGGCCTTGGCGTTGATTCACCATTTGGCAATTGCGAATAATATTCCCATGAACTCATTAGCAGATTTTTTTTCTCGAATCTCTAAAAAGTTAATTATCGAATTCATACCTAAAACAGATCCTAATGCTAAACTACTTTTACTTAACAGAGAAGATATATTCGAACAGTACAATCAAGCAAACTTCGAAAAAGAATTTCAAAAACATTTCAGAATCAAACTACGTGAAAAATTCAACGATTCGGAAAGAGTATTGTATTTAATGGAAAAAGTGTAA